The sequence below is a genomic window from Fuerstiella sp..
GTGCCCCCGGAGGTGTAACGCGGTGCTCGAATCAGGGCAAAATGAGCCCGGTAGATTAACGCCATCGCATCCAGCAAAAACAGGCGATTTGTGGCGAACATATCAGGCATAATCGTTCAAATTTCGAGATGATCGGGAATCAGATCAGTTTGTCGTACTTCGGAACCAGACCCGATATTCTGACACGCCTGCCGTGCCACACAAGCCAGAGGGTGTTTGTGTCAATTTCACGGCCTGGCGACCAATGCTCATTTTCTTTCGGCAGACACAGCAGGATTTGGCCGATGTTTTCCGACGCTATACAACTGGTCGCGAATCCAGTGCACTGCACCTGTGTGACTTGTCGGTGGAGACAGCGTATGAGAGACATCGACCCACCATCCATATGGTCTCACACACCAGGAAAGACTCTCAGCGGATGCACAGGTCGCTGAATTGTCGTCAGCATTTTGAATTTTCATAATTTCGCAGGACTTCCAACTCGACGGTTGGACAGAAAACTTTGCTGACGAATCCAACATCGTTGGCCAGGTTCGGCGACCCATTTCCTGAGCTGATCAATGTTGACAATTCGATGAGTCAATACGCGTTCAGAATTGCGATGACTGCAATGACGACTAGCAGTTCAAATCAGTGTAAATCCACTGCAGTTGCTGATGCCGATCTGCCGACGAATTTATTTTTTGATAGTCACATCCAGTCAAAAGCAAAATAAATCAATCAAGCCGGTGGCAAATCGATTCGCCAGCAGTATTGCCAATATCTATTTCCGATTACAGTTTGTCGTATTCTATTCTTTGAAGGATCTGATTCACACAGCGAGGTGTTTCCAGAAAACGTCTCATCCCCCCGACGCATATTTTCGTGCGGGCACTGCATCTCCTGAATGAGTGATTGTGCCATCTGAAGTGAGTTCCTGTGAATTCAAAATTACTATCAGTCGTGCATGACGATCAGTCGCTACTGGACTTCCTTTCCGGAATGCCATGGTTCCGACTGTTCCTGATTGCCGGCTACCTGCTGTTACTGGTGCATCACGGGAGAGAAGGTTCCAGAAACACCCGATCCCTGTCCGACTACCTGATCGCCGGCCGCAGCCTCGGCGGTGTGGTGATCGCTTTGTCGTTCTACGCCACGTTTGTTAGTACCAATAGTTTCATCGGCCAGGCGGGGGAAAGCTGGGAAGCAGGACTGGCATGGTGGTTAAAAGTTGGTATTTACGGGCCGTTGTGCTGGTTGAGTTGGCAGGTGGTCGCACCACGGTTCTATCGGCGGTCACGTGAATACCAGTCCCTGACAGTGGCCGACTTCCTGGGGGCCCGCTACCAGTCACTGGCTGTGCGGCGGATCACTGCTATCGTGATCCTGCTCGCCTCGGGCCTCTACCTGGTCGCTATCTACAAGGGATCCTCGGTCGCGCTCTCGCAATTCCTTGGCCTGAGCTACGGGGGCTCGGCGGTGGCGGTCTTCGTCGTTGTAACAACCTACACCCTGTTGGGTGGATTCCGCTCGGTCGTACTCACCGACAGTGTCCAGGGCCTGTTGATGATCGTGGGTGCTGTGTTGATCATCTTCGCCGTCCTTTCCCGGGGCGGCGGGCTGGGTCCGATGGTCGAACAACTCGAGTCGATCGACCCACGCCTGGTGTCATGGGACGGCCCCACCCCCTTGTTAATGATCCTGGGAATCGGTCTGGCCGGTGGCCTGAAACTGCTGGTCGATCCCCGGCAGGTTTCAAGAATCTACGGTCTCAAGGACGAGCGGGCCCTGAAAACTGCCCGTGTCGTGGCTCCGATCCTGATCACTGTGACCTACGCCTGCCTGTTGCCGATCGGTGCCCTGGCTCGAACAATTGTTCCGTCCGGGATGACAGCAACAATCACCGCCGACACCGACCAACTCACTCCCTACCTGCTTGGTCAGGCGGAGATCCTGGGTCCGGCTGCCAGCAGTTTCTTTCTGCTGGTACTGCTGGCGGCGGCCATGTCCTCTCTGGATTCGGTGCTGCTGGTCACCGCCAGCGCCATCACCCGCGACCTGCAACTTCTCTCCGACGACGACCCCCGCGCGATCGGTCAGACCCGGTCCTGGGTAGTGGCCATTTCGCTGGCCGCGATGATCGTGGCACTCAATCCGTTTGCCGACATCGTCGAAATCACTGCTTTCTCAGGGTCGCTCTACGCTGCCTGCTTCCTCTCTACACTTGTCGTAGGACTTTACTGGAATCGTCCGAACGCCTCCGCGGCCATCGCGTCAATGATCTGTGGTGGTATAGCTGTCATCGCCTGGTGGTTCACCAGGCGAAATGGCGCGACGGAATTTCACGAAGTCTACGTCGGGCTGATCGTCTCAATGTTCGTCTACGTCACTACCACCCTGGCCCGCACGTCTCGAAATCCACACTCTGGGCCGAGATACTGACACCATGACTCGACAATTGACCATCGGAGCCGCCCAGTCCGGACCCATTCCCCGCGATCAATCCCGGACCGACGCTCTCGACCGACTGATTGTAATGCTGCAGGAGGGACACCAGCGCGGTTGTGAACTGGTTGTCTTTACCGAGTGTGCTCTGACGGCCTTCTTCCCGCACTGGCTGATCGAAGATCCGGCCGAACTTCATTGGTATTTCGAAACTGAGGTGCCAGGCCCCGACACACAGGCTCTGTTCGACGAAGCACGCCGGTTGGGCGTGGGCTTCCACCTGGGATTTGCCGAACTGACCGAAGTCGACGGAAAGGTTTGCCGTTTCAACAGCTCGATCCTTGTCGGACCCGACGGTGCTGAAATCGGCCGCTTCAGAAAAATTCATCTGCCCGGTTACAGCGAACCCCGTCCGGACCACCCATTCCAAAATCTTGAGAAACGGTATTTCGACGTCGGCAACCTGGGCTTTCGTACCTGGCAGGCATTCGGCGG
It includes:
- a CDS encoding sodium/solute symporter (Members of the Solute:Sodium Symporter (SSS), TC 2.A.21 as described in tcdb.org, catalyze solute:Na+ symport. Known solutes for members of the family include sugars, amino acids, nucleosides, inositols, vitamins, urea or anions, depending on the system.); the protein is MNSKLLSVVHDDQSLLDFLSGMPWFRLFLIAGYLLLLVHHGREGSRNTRSLSDYLIAGRSLGGVVIALSFYATFVSTNSFIGQAGESWEAGLAWWLKVGIYGPLCWLSWQVVAPRFYRRSREYQSLTVADFLGARYQSLAVRRITAIVILLASGLYLVAIYKGSSVALSQFLGLSYGGSAVAVFVVVTTYTLLGGFRSVVLTDSVQGLLMIVGAVLIIFAVLSRGGGLGPMVEQLESIDPRLVSWDGPTPLLMILGIGLAGGLKLLVDPRQVSRIYGLKDERALKTARVVAPILITVTYACLLPIGALARTIVPSGMTATITADTDQLTPYLLGQAEILGPAASSFFLLVLLAAAMSSLDSVLLVTASAITRDLQLLSDDDPRAIGQTRSWVVAISLAAMIVALNPFADIVEITAFSGSLYAACFLSTLVVGLYWNRPNASAAIASMICGGIAVIAWWFTRRNGATEFHEVYVGLIVSMFVYVTTTLARTSRNPHSGPRY